TTCACGCCGTGTAGCCATTGCCGCTTCAAAACAAAAGGTAAATTTAGCTTGCTTTGGCTAAAATACGCCGAAATTTTTAAAAAGGCAAAAAATGGATAGGAAAAAAATCTACAACCCCTTCTCCGACGAGACGCTTACCGATCGCAAGGTCTTCGGCGGCAATCCGCAGGGTATTTTAAATTTTACCAAGGCGAAATATCAATGGGCGCTGAAACTTTGGGATCTAATGGAGGCCAACACCTGGTTTCCTAAAGAGGTCGATACCACGGACGACGTGCGCGATTATAACTTCAATCTCACAAGCGCCGAGAAGCGGATGTACGATCTCGTGTGGAGCCAGCTGATATCGATGGATAGCTTTCAGACCAACAATCTCGCCGATAATATCAACCCCTACATCACGGCTCCGGAGATTAACGCAGTGCTCGCGCGCCAAGCCTACGAGGAGGCCAACCACAGCAAATCCTACGCCGTCATGGTCGAGGCGATCTGTGAGAACACCGATCTCATTTACGAGATGGAGAAGCACGACGATATGCTCCGCAGGAAAAACGACTATATCTCAAGCGTCTATGAGGAGCTTGCGGGCGAGGTTAGCGATGATAAGCTGCTGCTAGCGATGGTGGCGAATCAAATTTTAGAGGGGATCTATTTTTATAGCGGCTTTACCTCGATCTATGCGCTTGCTCGTGCGGGCAAGATGCTAGGCAGCGCGCAGATGATCCGCTTCATACAGCGCGACGAGATCACGCATCTACTGCTATTTCAAAACATGATAAATTCCGTCCGTAAGGAGCGCGCCGATCTGTTTAACAAACGCAACGTGGATAAAATTTACGAGATGTTCGAGACGGCGGGAAACTTAGAGATCGATTGGGGCAAATACATCACGGATAATCAAATAATGGGCTTTACGGACGATATCATCGAAGAATACATCCACTACCTGGTCGATCAGCGCCTGCTTGCCATCGGGCTTGAGAAGCGATACGGCGCGAAACATCCGATAAAATGGGTCGATGATTTTTCTAAATTTAACGATCAAAAGAGCAATTTTTTCGAGAGCAAAGTCACGAACTACAGCAAAGGAAGTTTGAGTTTCGATGATTTTTAGCGGATTTTGCGGTTTGAAATTTAGAGCCGTCGCATCTCGGTACGGATATTTTGCAGATACTTATCCGGTGCGGTACGGGCATGTGATGAGCGCAGAAAGCGTATTACCTGCAAAATTTTTAAAATTTAGCCGCGCTATGTACCGAAATGCGGCGTATGCTTTTTCGGTGCAGCGCGAACGCTTTGGCGGTATTTTTAAAAATTTTATAGACCCCGAATTTAAGCGAAGCGAAAATTTCCGCGGCTTTAAATTCGAAGCGAGTTCAATCGGGAGCGCGCTATGGTCTCGCTAGAGCGGCTTCGTTGCGAAAAGATGGCAAACGACATCGCCGAGCAGGTGAGTTTAAATCCGGCGCTTTTTGAGGCGTTTTGCAGCGTCGCTA
This window of the uncultured Campylobacter sp. genome carries:
- a CDS encoding ribonucleotide-diphosphate reductase subunit beta, which codes for MDRKKIYNPFSDETLTDRKVFGGNPQGILNFTKAKYQWALKLWDLMEANTWFPKEVDTTDDVRDYNFNLTSAEKRMYDLVWSQLISMDSFQTNNLADNINPYITAPEINAVLARQAYEEANHSKSYAVMVEAICENTDLIYEMEKHDDMLRRKNDYISSVYEELAGEVSDDKLLLAMVANQILEGIYFYSGFTSIYALARAGKMLGSAQMIRFIQRDEITHLLLFQNMINSVRKERADLFNKRNVDKIYEMFETAGNLEIDWGKYITDNQIMGFTDDIIEEYIHYLVDQRLLAIGLEKRYGAKHPIKWVDDFSKFNDQKSNFFESKVTNYSKGSLSFDDF